From the Eschrichtius robustus isolate mEscRob2 chromosome 19, mEscRob2.pri, whole genome shotgun sequence genome, the window CTGAATAGCAGTGAAAGGTAACTTGTAGCTCTGATATGTGGTCCTTCCTCTTCTAGAAAGATGAATTCTACCTCTGCTCCCAAATGCCATCCTCAGGAGACAGAGTGCCTCCACCAGCTGACCACAGTTATCGTGTCTGTGTCCTTTGTGGTAGGTGTAGTGGCGAATGGGCTGGTGCTCTGGATGACTGTTTTCCGAATGCCACGAACTTTTACTACCATCTGGTTCTTCAACCTGGCCCTTGCCGACTTCACTGTCTTACTGTCCCTGCTTATCACCATACAGAGTGTAGCAATTGGTCAGTGGCTCCTCAACGATGTGGCCTGCAAGCTTTACATGACCTTCTTGGCCCTCAGCTTCTTTACCAGCATCTGCCTCTTGGTCCTCATCTCTATGGACAGTTGCGTCTCTGTCCTCTATCCTATCTGGTCCTGAAACCACTGCACTGCACAGCAAGCAAGTTGGCTGGCTGGCTGCTATCACTTGCTCTCCATACTTGATTTTCCAGACCACTGAAGAACAGAAAGGATGTGTCTACTGCTGCTTCAGTATTGACATAGAGAATAAGGGGAAGGAGAATCCAGCTCCCAGGATAGGAAGTGAGTG encodes:
- the GPR32 gene encoding LOW QUALITY PROTEIN: probable G-protein coupled receptor 32 (The sequence of the model RefSeq protein was modified relative to this genomic sequence to represent the inferred CDS: inserted 4 bases in 3 codons; deleted 3 bases in 2 codons; substituted 1 base at 1 genomic stop codon), whose translation is MNSTSAPKCHPQETECLHQLTTVIVSVSFVVGVVANGLVLWMTVFRMPRTFTTIWFFNLALADFTVLLSLLITIQSVAIGQWLLNDVACKLYMTFLALSFFTSICLLVLISMDSCVSVLYPIWSXNHCTAQQASWLXLAAITCSPYLIFQTTEEQKGCVYCCFSIDIENKGKENPAPRIGSEXVSKRKMTVAIIHLLLGFLVPLVIISTCAHLTCTKFQQEGWVHASQXKRLLLVLVSTFFISWFPFNMALLVQLEQPQNEPDPKMLLILWATFSLGCFNSCLNPFLYVFIGRDCQEKFFQSLPFALARAFGEEGFFSACPQGEAPRV